The Oscarella lobularis chromosome 4, ooOscLobu1.1, whole genome shotgun sequence nucleotide sequence AGttaaatttcttttttggcTCACCCTTTTACTAATACAAATAGATGAATCCACCATGGAACCATCACGTAAAATTCCTTTTTCTGAACGGCAGTCACTACACGATGAGCCACGCTGTCGGCAGTCGTTGGAGACACAATCGAATCGAATCTGGCACAGCACACTTCGCTTATGAAAATTCGCGTGCATCTCATTACACATACTTGTAACGTGCTCCTCTAAACATTTTGCTATCACTCAGCACCCACGGGCACACGAGAGATACGCCCACATCTGTACAGCCGAGTCGTTTCAGTTCAAATTGGAGGGACTCAGAAAAGccaacgacggcgaattttGAGGAACAATAGTCAATCAGTCGTGCTGCTCCAGCGAAACCCATTGCAGACGATATAGTCACAACGTGACCAAAATTTCTCTTGATCATGCCGGGCAGAAACGCTTTACAAGTCTAAAATTTTCTCCTACggtattaaatttaattgCAGCGTGCTGACTTACCCAGAAATGAGCCATCGTATTGACTCCCATTACTTTTTCTATTTCCTCATCGGCACATTCAATCAAAAACTGACCAGAAACGAGGCCTGCGTTATTGATCAAGACGTCCACGTGACCGACGTCCGTTTCTACTCGCTTCGCCACGCGATAGATGTCATCTCGactgctgacgtcacaaatgTACGAGTAGGCGtgacctcctcctcctccagtGATTTCGGCTCGCACGTCGTCCAATCGTTTGCCGTCGATATCCCATAGAACTAGAATGCATCCGAGAGCCGCAAAACGACAGGAGACCGCTCTACCGATCCCGCTCGCCGCTCCCGTAACGAGAACGACCTTTCCTGAAAGATTGCGATTCGATTGGAAGTTAAAGCATCGCAAAATCCAACGAAAAAAGTCGAATAGGATTCTGAGCGGAAAATAGGCTATGGCGAGAGCGAGATTCATAAAGAATTCCAGAAATTaactgcgcatgcgcaattCTATTTATCTTTAT carries:
- the LOC136185697 gene encoding short-chain dehydrogenase/reductase family 16C member 6-like, translated to MNLALAIAYFPLRILFDFFRWILRCFNFQSNRNLSGKVVLVTGAASGIGRAVSCRFAALGCILVLWDIDGKRLDDVRAEITGGGGGHAYSYICDVSSRDDIYRVAKRVETDVGHVDVLINNAGLVSGQFLIECADEEIEKVMGVNTMAHFWTCKAFLPGMIKRNFGHVVTISSAMGFAGAARLIDYCSSKFAVVGFSESLQFELKRLGCTDVGVSLVCPWVLSDSKMFRGARYKFDSIVSPTTADSVAHRVVTAVQKKEFYVMVPWWIHLFVLVKGMIPHDSLTYLLEVSGAETAMDTFKGHEE